The DNA sequence TCACGTATTGAAAGAAACACTTCGTCAACCGACGATTACCGTGTTTGATCGCGGCTATTTCTCGATGCGTCTGGTTCACCAACTGATCCAGGACGGGCAAAAATTTGTGATGCGGATGGATCACCGGAACTTAAAGCGTTACTCCAGCCAACTGTCTACCGGGCAAGATCAAACTTTTGATGTCACCTTTGACAGATATCAGACAAATGATTACCGGAGTGATCGGATTTTCCGGGCAACCTTGATGAGCACGGTTTATCCCTTGCGGTTTATAAAAATTCCACTGCACAAACAGGATAGCGATAAGATAGAGGACGAAGTCCTTTTGACGAATCTAACACCTGCAGAATTTTCATCCGACGACTTGAATGAAGTGTACCGATTGAGATGGGGAATCGAAACTGCCTACAACGTACTGAAAAACCGGATGAAGTTAGAGGAGTTCAGTGGCATTAGGGAACGGCTGATTCTTCAGGACATTTATTGTAGTGTTTGGTTGTACAACCTGACGATGCTTCATCTAATCGAAGTGAGCGAAACAAGAGCAATCCCCCAAGAGCGTTATAAATATGAAATGAAGCAAAATCTCAGCATCGCTATCGGAATCGTGAAAACCTATTTCATCCGATCGTTCATGAGTGAAACACGCGAACAACGGAGAGAAAGTTTCGAGCAAATGAGTGCGCTGCTTACCAAGCACCTTGTCCCCGTCCGCCCACATAGGGCGGCCAAAAGGAAGAACCCGGTGAACAAATCCAGACGATCTTATCGTTACACATATTAACTTGGATTCCCTATAACATTATAACGGGGATCATTTAAAGCTTGATAAATCAATGTTTCCCTATTGAACCACGTTATAATAATCCGGGAATGAAGGTATCAGGGCAACTTTCTTCATGGAGCTGCCTTGCTTCGTCGCGCTTTCGATTGTCAGAAAAGAAAAAGACAGTGAAAATGAGAGAATTTCTCTCCCATTTCCACTGTCTCTTATTTGTCAACACCCTTAAGTTAATGACATTGATATGTCCCAGGGCTCTTTTTTTGTTTTCCGCTCAGATTGGATGCAAAATAGTTGGAAATCAACGCAAGCAGTGAATTTTTTTCGCTGACGTGCGTTATTTAATTTCGATTTTATGGACAGCAGGTACGAATTCTTTTGTTTCTTTTCCTAGAGTGACGGTTAAAACGCCATTCTCATAAGCGGCAGACACAGCATCCTTTTTGACGTTTTTCAAAACATATTGACGTTTGTAATGTTTGCTTGAACGCTCCCGGCGAATGTATTTCTTTTCGTCGTCTTTTTCTTCTGTGGATACTTCGTGTTTCGCTTCGATAGTAAGAACGTTGTCTTGGAAAGTGACTTCAATATTTTCTTTGGTCATCCCCGGCAAATCTGCAATTACGCTGTAACTTTCGTCTGATTCTTTGATGTCTGTACTAGGGTATTCAATGCCTTCAAAGAAGTCAGGGTCATCAAAAAACGGTTCTTTGAAAAGAGGGGATCTGAAATAGGCTGGAAATAATCTGCTCATGATGTTACTTCCTTTCTTTAATCAACCTCAGTTATAAAGCGCTATCAACACCCTTATCATACATCTTTTTTAAATTAGTGCAAAAAAAAGTCTCTGAAAAAAATTTGTGAAAGATCATTGTTGTTATTTTTATAAAATCTAGCTTGTTCTCTTCATTTTTCTGTTACGCCATCACCAAAATATGGTACGATTGTCATTAGAATGTAAACGTTTGCCGAGGGGTGATGATTTTTGCAGAGAATCGAAAAAGTGCTCGAGGCATTGGGCATGCTTTACGAGGAGAAGAAACAGGGGATAACGGCCGAGGAAATCGCCTATAGATTGAAAAGTGACAGAAGCAATATTTCGCGTGATCTGAATCAACTACATAAAGAAAAACGCTGCTACAAAGAAAAAACCAGACCGGTACGTTTTTTTCCGTGCACACGTAAGCTGCCCCAACAGGCTGCGGCACCGAAGGAACTGCCTAAAATCGTGGACATGGATAACTTCCTGAAGAAAAATCCTAGCCTTTTCCATCAGATCGAACAGGGGAAGGCTGCGATCCTGTATCCAGGGGACGGCATGCATATGCTTTTGTTGGGCGAAACTGGCGTCGGCAAGTCTTTGTTTGCCGATTTGCTGCACAAATATGGCATCCAATCGGGGAAACTGGAGGAATCTTCCCCCTTCATCCAGTTCAATTGCGCCGATTATGCCCATAATCCGCAGTTGCTGATGAGCCAACTTTTTGGCCATACAAAAGGGGCTTATACGGGTGCGGAAACAAATAAGACTGGACTCCTCGAGAAGGCGAACGGCGGCATCCTTTTTTTGGATGAAATCCACCGGTTGCCGATCGAAGGGCAGGAGATGCTGTTCACCTACATCGACCGAGGCGTTTTCCGGCCGCTCGGTGAATCCGAAAAAGATCACCACGCCAGTGTCCTGATCATTGGAGCGACGACCGAAAAAAAGGACACGCTTCTGAAGACGTTCATCCGCAGGCTGCCGATCATCATCGATCTGCCGAGTTTGAGGGAAAGGTCGATCGAGGAACGCCATCAGCTGTTCGATGCCTTCGTCCAGCAGGAAGTCGATCAATTGGGAGTTCCGATGTATTTCAGCAAGAATGCGCTGAAAGCTTTTCTGCATTACAAATGCGAATTGAACATCGGGCAGTTCAGAGCGGATATCCGGATCGCTTTCGCGAAAAGCTATGCCCGTTTCTTGGCCGTCAAGGAGGATTATCTGAGAGTCAGCAGCAAAGATCTGCCGGATTATATCCGGGCGGGTCTGCTCAGCAATGCGGACCACCGCCAGATGTGGTCGAAATACGAGGGGACGAACCGACAGGCAATCCAGTATCTGCCTTCCAACGCTACCGTTCCGGAAGTCATTGCGCCGAG is a window from the uncultured Trichococcus sp. genome containing:
- a CDS encoding IS4 family transposase, producing the protein MTVLLMAFQEYIEEAQTIYLEDIREGNPQAFTRKRKTSPLALMLQMFAQKGNSQFCELLNFYEDQGKPLDISTVAFYKARMNYNPKAIRLMMTDYMSMIYEENDDQLVKLNGYIVTAIDGSDIILPSTEENAKKFGVVPNPKASATPVMASVSLLYDCINKLVIDTFVGPYKSSERDSASQHLHVLKETLRQPTITVFDRGYFSMRLVHQLIQDGQKFVMRMDHRNLKRYSSQLSTGQDQTFDVTFDRYQTNDYRSDRIFRATLMSTVYPLRFIKIPLHKQDSDKIEDEVLLTNLTPAEFSSDDLNEVYRLRWGIETAYNVLKNRMKLEEFSGIRERLILQDIYCSVWLYNLTMLHLIEVSETRAIPQERYKYEMKQNLSIAIGIVKTYFIRSFMSETREQRRESFEQMSALLTKHLVPVRPHRAAKRKNPVNKSRRSYRYTY
- a CDS encoding Hsp20/alpha crystallin family protein produces the protein MSRLFPAYFRSPLFKEPFFDDPDFFEGIEYPSTDIKESDESYSVIADLPGMTKENIEVTFQDNVLTIEAKHEVSTEEKDDEKKYIRRERSSKHYKRQYVLKNVKKDAVSAAYENGVLTVTLGKETKEFVPAVHKIEIK